A genome region from Deltaproteobacteria bacterium includes the following:
- a CDS encoding xanthine dehydrogenase family protein molybdopterin-binding subunit codes for MTDSRIVGAPILRAEGPDKVTGRTRYAADIPLQGMLWGKILRSPHPHARIRSIDAGRARKAPGVRAVVTGPDVPNHFMGKQIRDLPALCWDRVRYVGDRVAAVAADTPEQAEAALALIDVDYEVLPAVFDPVAATEPDAPLLHDDVAGYDGAPHERLATDVRNGLTRLAWSKGDVEQGFREADLVLEHTFRIPGRHQGYLEPHAGLLSIDPDGRVQVWASTKDPFRTRRMLADTLGMEHARVRVHSVNVGGEFGGKGDARDLPVAWFLARESGRPVKIVMTYAEELAACNPDEATVMTIRSGVTRDGRIVARRLKAWHAGGAYGGTKASASFATWHYVGGLYRVENAEFEFLQVYTNTTPGGYYRSPGSIPTFFALESHTDILARELGMDPGEFRLRNVLRANEEDAIGKRLPGLQVHSVLARALEAADWHTPRSGPNRGRGVAIYGRHISGGETGIAVTAETDGTLTVLSPTVDQGTGTHTVLRQLVAEQMQLALEQVRVATGDTDTVPYDTGARASRVTYVAGLALERACNELRDKLAVHAARMLECDPAEVSYAEGAFSLRAEPGQSVTLAQVATRYPDDRAVTVEEDFRYPDETTYVCAQVAEVEVDPETGATRVERIVTAHDVGTVINPITHQGQIDGGVVMGLGQAVMEELTLDNGKVANANLGDYKLPCIRDIPRLDTVLVDSEGGLAPYGGKAIGEFANNNPPAAIANAVADAVGVRLFEMPVTAEKVYLGLKEQRGKL; via the coding sequence ATGACGGACTCCAGAATAGTCGGTGCTCCCATTCTTCGCGCCGAGGGCCCGGACAAAGTCACCGGACGCACCCGCTATGCCGCGGACATTCCGCTCCAGGGGATGCTCTGGGGCAAGATCCTGCGCAGCCCGCATCCCCACGCGCGCATCCGCTCCATCGACGCCGGGCGGGCGCGGAAAGCGCCCGGAGTCCGGGCCGTGGTCACGGGGCCGGACGTCCCGAACCACTTCATGGGCAAGCAGATCCGCGACCTGCCGGCGCTGTGCTGGGACCGTGTGCGCTACGTCGGCGACCGCGTTGCGGCGGTGGCGGCGGACACGCCCGAGCAGGCCGAGGCCGCCCTGGCGCTCATCGACGTCGACTACGAGGTCCTGCCCGCGGTGTTCGATCCCGTGGCCGCCACCGAGCCCGACGCGCCGCTGCTGCACGACGACGTCGCCGGCTACGACGGCGCCCCCCACGAACGGCTCGCCACCGACGTGCGCAACGGCCTCACCCGCTTGGCCTGGAGCAAGGGGGACGTGGAGCAAGGTTTCCGCGAGGCCGACTTGGTGCTGGAGCACACCTTCCGCATACCTGGCCGTCACCAAGGCTACCTGGAGCCCCATGCCGGGCTCTTGTCCATCGATCCCGACGGGCGCGTCCAGGTGTGGGCCTCCACCAAGGACCCCTTCCGCACCCGCCGCATGCTCGCCGACACCCTCGGCATGGAGCACGCGCGCGTCCGCGTCCATTCGGTGAACGTGGGCGGCGAGTTCGGCGGCAAGGGGGACGCGCGCGATCTGCCCGTGGCCTGGTTCCTGGCGCGAGAATCCGGACGGCCGGTGAAGATCGTCATGACCTACGCGGAGGAACTGGCCGCCTGCAATCCGGACGAGGCCACGGTCATGACCATCCGCAGCGGCGTCACGCGCGACGGCCGCATTGTTGCCCGCCGTCTCAAGGCGTGGCACGCCGGCGGCGCCTACGGCGGCACCAAGGCGAGCGCATCGTTCGCCACCTGGCACTACGTCGGCGGCCTCTACCGCGTAGAGAACGCCGAGTTCGAGTTCCTGCAGGTCTACACCAACACCACGCCCGGCGGTTACTACCGGAGTCCGGGCTCCATCCCGACCTTCTTCGCGCTGGAATCCCACACCGATATCCTCGCCCGTGAACTGGGCATGGACCCCGGCGAGTTCCGGCTGCGTAACGTGCTGCGCGCCAACGAGGAGGACGCCATCGGCAAGCGCCTCCCGGGCCTCCAGGTCCACTCCGTGCTGGCGCGGGCGCTGGAGGCGGCGGACTGGCACACGCCCCGGTCCGGCCCCAACCGCGGGCGCGGGGTGGCCATCTACGGCCGCCACATCTCCGGCGGCGAGACCGGCATCGCCGTCACCGCCGAGACGGACGGGACGCTGACCGTGCTGAGCCCCACCGTGGACCAGGGCACCGGCACCCACACCGTCCTGCGCCAACTCGTGGCCGAGCAGATGCAGTTGGCCCTGGAACAAGTGCGCGTGGCCACGGGCGACACCGACACCGTACCCTATGATACCGGCGCCCGCGCCAGCCGCGTGACATACGTGGCGGGTCTGGCGCTGGAGCGCGCCTGCAACGAACTGCGCGACAAACTCGCGGTTCACGCCGCGCGCATGCTGGAGTGCGACCCCGCGGAAGTGTCCTACGCCGAGGGGGCGTTTTCGCTGCGCGCGGAACCGGGACAGAGCGTGACCCTGGCACAGGTGGCGACCCGGTATCCGGACGACCGCGCGGTTACCGTGGAAGAAGACTTCCGCTACCCCGACGAGACCACGTACGTGTGCGCGCAGGTGGCGGAAGTGGAGGTGGACCCGGAGACCGGCGCCACCCGGGTCGAGCGCATCGTCACGGCCCACGACGTGGGCACCGTCATCAACCCCATCACCCACCAGGGGCAGATCGACGGCGGCGTCGTCATGGGCCTGGGCCAAGCGGTGATGGAGGAACTTACGCTGGACAACGGCAAGGTGGCCAACGCCAACCTGGGCGACTACAAGCTCCCATGCATTCGCGACATCCCGCGCCTCGACACGGTGCTGGTGGACTCGGAGGGCGGGCTCGCGCCCTACGGCGGCAAGGCCATCGGCGAGTTCGCCAACAACAACCCCCCGGCGGCCATCGCCAACGCCGTGGCCGACGCCGTCGGCGTGCGCCTGTTCGAGATGCCGGTGACGGCGGAGAAGGTATACCTTGGACTGAAGGAACAGAGAGGGAAGCTGTAG
- a CDS encoding SDR family NAD(P)-dependent oxidoreductase: MLEGKVVVVTGGGKGIGRHAALTFAREKAKVAIIDVSQDWLDKTGPELGELTDALGINADVRDESAVRRAFEDVVHRFGQIDVLVNDAAIVPHFAWGIPRWPLVRDMDLHFWNRVIETNLGGTFLCSKHVLAHMEPRRTGHIINLYGGGGVSPGGACAYVVTKDAIWTFSRYLAEEVRESNVCVVTFSPRVPIVTEGAPEDAYGRLPSPEILGQGFVLAAQVPMEDSGRCFYYEDGKLVPTKDGRYDE, translated from the coding sequence ATGCTGGAAGGCAAAGTGGTCGTGGTGACGGGCGGCGGCAAGGGCATCGGACGCCATGCCGCACTGACGTTCGCCCGGGAAAAGGCCAAGGTGGCGATCATCGACGTGAGCCAGGACTGGCTCGACAAGACCGGGCCGGAACTCGGCGAGCTGACGGACGCCCTGGGCATCAACGCCGACGTCCGCGACGAGAGCGCGGTGCGGCGCGCGTTCGAGGATGTAGTGCACCGCTTCGGCCAGATCGACGTGCTGGTGAACGACGCCGCCATCGTGCCCCATTTCGCCTGGGGCATCCCGCGCTGGCCGCTGGTCCGGGACATGGACCTGCACTTCTGGAACCGGGTCATCGAGACCAATCTCGGGGGCACGTTCCTGTGCTCGAAGCACGTGCTGGCGCACATGGAGCCGCGGCGCACGGGGCACATCATCAACCTCTACGGAGGCGGCGGGGTCTCGCCCGGCGGCGCCTGCGCCTACGTGGTCACCAAGGACGCCATCTGGACCTTCAGCCGCTACCTGGCGGAGGAGGTGCGGGAGTCCAACGTGTGCGTGGTGACCTTCTCGCCCCGCGTCCCCATCGTCACCGAGGGAGCACCCGAGGACGCCTACGGGCGCCTGCCCAGCCCGGAGATCCTGGGACAAGGCTTCGTGCTGGCCGCACAGGTGCCCATGGAGGACTCGGGGCGGTGCTTCTACTACGAAGACGGCAAGCTCGTACCCACCAAGGACGGAAGGTACGACGAGTAG
- a CDS encoding isocitrate lyase/phosphoenolpyruvate mutase family protein — protein sequence MRKSEQKKRAETFAAMHEGNELLLLPNAWDAISACVLVEAGFAAVATTSGGCAFALGYRDGENISLREMAGAVRRIANAVPVPVSADMEAGYGPAPENVAETTRRTLGAGAVGMNIEDGDKRNPGQLIEFAVAVERIRAARAVADSAGIPMVINARTDGFRNGDGEDVFSETVRRANAYLRAGARCAFVPFVSDGALIGRLAAAIDGPMNVLAGANTPPVPKLRDLGVRRVTVGSNLAKAAMSLVRQAADELRGPGTFEFAREVYTQADMHRMLTSPGAKGAP from the coding sequence ATGAGAAAGTCCGAACAGAAAAAACGCGCCGAAACCTTCGCGGCGATGCACGAAGGCAATGAACTTCTCCTCCTGCCCAACGCATGGGATGCGATCAGTGCGTGTGTCCTGGTGGAAGCAGGGTTCGCCGCCGTGGCGACCACCAGCGGCGGTTGTGCGTTCGCACTCGGATATCGCGACGGCGAGAACATCTCGTTGCGGGAGATGGCTGGCGCGGTGCGCCGTATCGCCAACGCCGTTCCCGTTCCGGTCTCGGCGGATATGGAGGCGGGTTACGGTCCCGCGCCTGAGAACGTGGCGGAAACGACACGCCGGACCCTTGGAGCCGGCGCGGTCGGGATGAACATCGAGGACGGTGACAAGCGGAACCCGGGACAACTTATCGAGTTCGCGGTGGCGGTGGAACGCATCCGCGCGGCCCGCGCGGTCGCCGATTCGGCCGGCATTCCGATGGTCATCAATGCCCGCACCGACGGATTTCGTAATGGTGACGGCGAGGACGTGTTTTCCGAGACGGTCCGCCGCGCCAACGCCTACCTGCGGGCCGGCGCCCGCTGCGCGTTCGTGCCGTTCGTCAGCGACGGCGCGCTGATCGGCCGGCTGGCCGCCGCCATCGACGGACCGATGAACGTACTGGCCGGCGCCAACACGCCGCCGGTTCCGAAGCTTCGCGATCTGGGTGTCAGGCGGGTGACCGTCGGCAGCAACCTTGCCAAGGCGGCGATGTCGCTGGTGCGGCAGGCCGCCGATGAGTTGCGCGGCCCGGGCACCTTCGAATTTGCCCGCGAGGTCTACACGCAAGCCGACATGCACCGAATGCTGACCAGCCCGGGCGCTAAAGGCGCTCCCTAA
- a CDS encoding sulfotransferase domain-containing protein has product MSGLSPVLRRARSVAEMISFRGGIGSAASRAAALAFRPKPTDVLIATFPKCGTTWLQQIVHGLRTRGSMDFEEITLVVPWLELALDLGIDPDAPQVAEPRAFKSHLSWHDVPKGGRYITMVRDPGDVLVSMYHFHEGWRFEAGAITLGDYSRNFFLAPERDRGYWKHVASWWPQRGREDVLMLSYESAQADVPGTVRRIAGFIGCPLDDELLETVVRQSSIGFMKAHGTQFDDHVLRAARNAANGLPPGGASSKLRSGRVGDHVDSLPMDVRATLDGIWREAMESRFGLASYRDMVAALGPADGSLALG; this is encoded by the coding sequence ATGAGCGGATTGTCACCTGTTCTCAGGCGCGCCCGCTCGGTCGCCGAGATGATCTCTTTCCGGGGCGGCATCGGCAGCGCGGCCAGCCGGGCCGCGGCGCTAGCGTTTCGTCCGAAACCCACCGATGTCCTCATCGCCACCTTTCCCAAGTGCGGCACCACTTGGCTGCAACAGATCGTGCACGGGCTCAGGACCCGTGGATCCATGGACTTCGAGGAGATCACGCTGGTGGTGCCCTGGCTCGAGCTGGCGCTGGACCTCGGCATCGACCCGGATGCGCCCCAGGTGGCCGAGCCACGCGCCTTCAAGAGCCACCTGAGCTGGCACGACGTCCCCAAGGGGGGACGCTACATCACCATGGTGCGGGACCCCGGGGACGTGCTGGTGTCCATGTACCACTTCCACGAGGGTTGGCGTTTCGAGGCCGGCGCCATCACCCTGGGGGACTATTCCCGGAATTTCTTCCTGGCGCCGGAGCGGGACCGTGGCTACTGGAAACACGTGGCCTCGTGGTGGCCGCAACGCGGCCGCGAGGACGTGCTGATGCTGAGCTACGAGTCGGCCCAGGCGGACGTGCCCGGAACGGTGCGGCGCATCGCCGGGTTCATCGGCTGTCCGCTTGACGACGAGCTGTTGGAGACCGTGGTCCGCCAGTCCTCCATCGGATTCATGAAGGCGCACGGAACTCAGTTCGACGACCACGTGTTGCGCGCCGCGCGCAATGCCGCCAACGGCCTGCCGCCCGGAGGCGCATCGTCCAAGTTGAGAAGCGGCCGGGTGGGCGACCACGTGGACAGCCTGCCGATGGACGTGCGGGCAACCCTCGACGGCATCTGGCGCGAGGCGATGGAAAGCCGTTTCGGGCTCGCTTCCTACCGGGACATGGTGGCCGCCCTCGGCCCCGCCGACGGCTCGCTGGCCCTCGGTTAG